Part of the Salinigranum rubrum genome is shown below.
GAGTCGTCGCCATCGAGAACAAGCCCGACCTCGACGCGAGCGCCGCCCGCGCGCTCGCGTCTCAGATCAGATACGACGTGGACTGCGGCCTCCTCGACGAGGTGTGGGTCGCCACGCGAGCGACCGACGAGTCCGTGCCCGCCGTCCTCTTAGAGGAGTTCCCCGTCGAGGCGGGCGTCCTCGCGGTCGATCCTCTCTCCGGTACGGCGGAGGTGCTGTGGCACCCCTCGCGGCTCTCCCCCGACGACGAGAGCGAAGACCGCCGAACCGTCATCGCCGAACGCGCCTACGGGCGGGGCTGGCGGTCGTACGTCGACACGATGCGACCCGACTGTCGACACTTCGAACTCACCGAGGTCGGCGGCGCGTTCGTCCCGCACTGTGCGGCGAAGGGGCGGTGTCAGACGAACGCGGAGTGTGCCGGTTCCTGTCGCTCGTTCGAACCGGAGCCGCCGGGGTGGCGGACGCGAGGCTGGCCGATCGAGGGGGGACCGGGGAAGGGGATCAGGTCGCTGCTCGAACGTCGGCGCGAGCGCGTTCGCGGCCGGGAGCGAGAGGAGGAGTAGTCAGTCGCCGGTGGCGCTCTCGTCGTTCGACGCGCTCTCGACGGCCTCGACGGTGACGGCGTCGGCCGCGACGGCCCGTCGAAACGTCGGAACCGCGCGGTACTCGACTTCGACGACCCCCTTGCGTCGGAGGCTCTGCAGCGCCTGCCGGACCGCGTCGACGTCGGGGTCGAGCGCCGTCGTCTCGCGAAGCCGGTGGAGCACGCTCACGACGCTCATCGACCGCTCGTCGGGGCCGGCGACGGCCTCGAACACCCGCGCTTCGAGTTCGGGGACGCGGATGACCGACGGGACGCCGCCCTCGTCGTCGGCCTCGACGCCGGGGTCGACGTCGACCAGTTCGGCCGCCTCGGCCGTCGCGCGGATGAGGCTGTTGTCGTCGCGGTAGTAGTACTCCTTCAGGTCGTTTTCGAGGTACTGGTGGACCTCGCTCCCGCTGTCGAGACCCCAGCGTTTCTGGAGTTCTTTGTTCTTCGTGGGCTGGAGGCGGACGATGTCGGCCAGTCGCTCCGTGGCCTCCTCGGAGAGCGTCATCTGTCGGTGCGTGGGTCGGCTTCGTACATGGGTGTTCTGTTCTGCGGTTAGAACCCTCGTCGCTACCGCGCTTTTGGTTGCGCTGAACGGACTCGACGCTAACGCGTGCAGTCCGTCGCCCGTTTCAGATATCGGGGTACTCCCCTCGGCGAACGAAACCTGCTGGCTACTCCGAGAAGCCTCAGCCGAAACGCGGTCACGGTGACTACCGAACAGCAGTCAAGCGCACGAAGGCAGTCGCCAGGGCGGTGATGCCACACCCTCCCCAGCCGATTCCTTCGCTCAGTCACTCACTTCGTTCGTTCGGTCGCTCAGTCATCCCTCGCGCGGCGGTCCGACCGGAGTCGGACCGGCCGCGCCACCGCAGGGCCGGTCGGCGGACGGGAGTGAGCGAGTCCTGCGAGTCACCGACGGGCCCGTCTCGCACAACACCCACTGCGACGATTGGCCGCGGAGCCAACGGTTAAACCCGACGGCCACGTGGCCCCGCCCATGACGACAGATACGGACTGGGAGACAGTCTCGCTCGACATCGCTGACGACGTCGCCACCCTGACCGTGGACCGCCCCGACAGCCTCAACGCGCTCAACACGGAGACGATGGACGCCCTGGAGGAGGCGCTCGCGGCCGCCGAGGACGCCGATGTCCGCGCGCTCGTCCTCACGGGTGCGGGCGACAAGGCGTTCATCGCGGGTGCGGACATCTCGTACATGCAGTCGCTCTCCACCGAGGAGGCAGAGGAGTACGCCGCGCAGGGCCACGACATCTGCCGGACGCTCGAACGGCTTCCCGCCCCGACCATCGCCGCCGTCAACGGCTACGCCTTCGGCGGCGGCTGCGAGATGGCGCTCGCGTGTGACCTCCGCGTCGCCTCGGAGCGCGCCGTCCTCGGTCAGACCGAAATCGACCTGGGCATCATCCCCGGCTGGGGCGGCACCCAGCGGCTCCCCGCGCTCGTCGGCGACGAGGTGGCACGCCGACTCGTCTTCTTCGGCGACCGCATCGACGCGCAGGACGCCTACGAGTACGGCCTCGTCGGGGAGGTGGTCGCCCACGACCAGCTAGACGAACACGTCGCTGAGATGGCAGCCGAACTCGCCGCGAAGCCGAAGTTCGCGCTCCGGGCGGCGAAGGAGGCGCTGAACAAGCACCACGAGGCGCCCCGGGACGCGGCGCTGGACTTCGAGCGGCGCACCTGGTCCGGCCTCTTCGGGACGCACGACCAGCGCGAGGGGATGGAGGCGTTCGTCGAGAAGCGCGACGCCGACTTCGAGTAAGTCGCGCTCTGGCGGGCGGCGTTCGGGTGGATGGCGTTCGCGTTCGAGTTCGAGTGCGTGTACGTGTAGGTGAGTCAGTCGTCCTGCGGCGTCACCCCGCTCAGTCCGGCGGGGTCCGAAACGGTTTCTTCGACCTGGCTGTAGGTGACGACGAGCGCGACCACCGCGAGGGCGGCCCCGAAGACGAACGGGACGGCGAAGCCGAACCGTTCCAGATACCCGGAGACGAGTGGACCGAAGGCGACGCCGAGGCCGAACGCCATCGTCAGCACCGACAGCGTGGTCCCCGACTGTCCCTCGCCGGCGAGGTCACCCGCCAGCGCGAGCGACGGGGCGAACACCATCGCGACGGCCACGCCCTGAACGAAGCGCGCGCCGACCATGAGCAGCGAGTCGGTGACGAACCCCTGTGCGAGGACGGAGGGGACCAAGAGGAGAAAGCCCACCAGCAGGAACGGTCGGCGACCGATTCGGTCCGAGGCGCGGCCGACGGGAATCTGAAAGAGGACGTTGGCGATGACGACGGCGCCGAACTGCACGCCGAACAGCAGCGTCCCCTGCGAGAGACGGTCGTTGACCTGCCCTTCGAGCGTGGCGAACAGGGCGATGCCGATTGCCATGCAGAACGTCCCGACGCCGAGAGCGAACACGGGGTCGAGGAGGGAGTCGGTGCCGCGCATGGAGACCGAGAGGTCGTCGGCCGCCGTCGTGTCCGTCCGCTGGGGGTCCTCGACCAGGACGACGACGAGGAGCAGCGAGACGAACGCGCCGACGACGGCGACGGCGAAGGCGGCGTCGATGCTGACCGTCTCGACGACGACGCCGGCGACGATGGGGCCGAAGCCGAAGCCCACGAGTCTGAGCGTGTTGAAGACGCCGAAGTTGCCGCCCCTGTCCCCCGAAGTCGCGAGTTCGTTCACCAGCGCGACCGTTGCGGGGATGGTGAAGCCGGCGGCGATGCCCTGCAGGGCGCGGAGGACGAGCACCAGCCAGTACGACGAGACCACGAGGTACGCGGCGCTGGCGACGCCCAAGAGTGCGAGGCCGAAGAGGATGTAGACCCGACGTCTGCCGGTCCGGTCCGAGAGCCGCCCCGTGAGGGGCTGACAGAACGAGTTCAGGAAGCCGAACAGCGAGAGGACGATGCCGATGAGCAGCGACTCGGTGACGAGCAACGAGACCGGTCCGAGAGAGAGGCGAACGCCGGCGATGCCCGCCAGCGAGACGCGGCCGCTCGCGATGAACAGCGGGAGGACGATGATGAGAAACGAGTTACCGAGCGCGTCTGCCATGCGGGCGAAGCCGAGCGCGAGCACCCGACGGTCGGTTCCGAGGACCATCTGCTTGCTCCTACGACGCCGGCGGAAAGAGCGTTCCGAGTCGCGTCCGGACGTGGTCGTTCCCGGGCGCGTTCGTATGTGTTCAAGTGACACGACCGGCGCGGTTAAATACGATAACGATTAATAATGTATGTGGAATCAGAACTCAAGCTGAACACCCTCTACGAGCAGTTCGAGACCCTGGAGTACCCCCTCAACCGCGAGACGGCGGCCGAGTCGTTCGAGCAGTCGACGCTGTTGATGGCCGACGGCCAGACGAACCTCGGGGCGCTCATCGAACGGACGCGGACGCCCACGTTCGACTCCCCGGAGGACCTGTTCGTCGAACTCCAGACCGTCCTGCCCATCGAAGCCGTCGGCGAACCGGGGCAGTCCGACGGCGACGCCTGACACCCCGCACGTTTCCGCGTTTTCGATACAGTCGATCCGAGAAGACAGTCACCACGGCCCATACAGCCAAGTCGCTGGCATCGCTTGGGGAAGTATGAACGACCCGAGCGGGGGAGGCGGCGTCGAAGAGCGGTGTGAGCGGCTGGAGTACCCGGTGATGCGGGCCGACGCCGCGGCCGCGTTCTCGGACGTGACCGTCGATGCGAACGGGGATGAGACCAACCTCGGGGTCGTCGTCTCCGAGTCGGAGCGCGACTCCTTCGCGAACCCGGAGGAGCTGTACGCCGAACTCGAAGCGGCGGTGGGAGAGCCGCTCTGAGACGAGCCGTTCGCCGCGACGGGAGGGGTCCCTCGTCGGTCGCAGTCGGGCGTCGCCGGAACGGTCGACGGAGTGCCGGTAACAGGGGACGACAGCGCTTATCACTCCGGGGAGCTTAAGTGTGCCAACCGATTGAGTCCAGTACCATGGAGTTCTGTGACGAGTGCGGCTCGATGATGAAGACGGACGGAGACAAGTGGGTCTGTCCGGAAGGTCACGAGAAGCTGCGTGACCGCGCGAAGGAGGCGACGATGAAGACGACGCAGGGCCAAGAACACAGCAGCGCGGTCGACATGTCCGACGTCGACGACGCCGAGATCGGCCCCACCACGAGGGTCAAGTGTGCCAACCCCGACTGCGACAACGACCGCGCCCGCTACGAGATGAAACAGATCCGCTCGGCCGACGAGTCCGAGACCCGCTTTTTCACCTGTACCGAGTGCGGCCAGAAGTGGCGCGAGGACGACCACTGAGATGGCCCATCCCCCCGCTCCGTCGGTCCCGTCGCTCGACGAGCGGGGGTGGGAGCGAACGGACGAGCGGCGGGAGGTCCGCTTCGAACTCCCGACGATGCGGGTGCTCGCGCACACGCTCGTCTACGAGGACCGGGCGCTTCGCATGCGAGTTCGGGAGGCGACCGGCGTCGACCACACCTGGCGCTTCTTCTTCGCGACGCGGCTCGCGTTCGACCCGCCGTTGCCGCCGCTGACGGGGAACGCCTCCGTGTACGGCACGGTCCGGTCGGAGGCGCGTGAGGCGTTCGTCGACGACCTCCGCGCGCGCGGCGTCGACCGCATCGAGCGTGGACGGACCGACCGAACGAGAACCGAGACGGGCGACCGCGTCTCGCTGACGCGCTACCGGGGGCGGTATCGGCTCGAACGGGCGGGTGTCGACGTCCCCGTGGCGGGCGTCCTCGGCGTCTGGACGCACGACGGCGACTTCCGACTCGCCGGGGGGTGGTACCCGGACCAGTCGCTCGCGGTCACGCTCTCGGATGCGCCGGAGACCGACCCGAACGCCTTCCGGAACGAACTCCTCGACCTCGTGAGGGGAACGAGATGACCGACGAGGACCCGCCGGCCCCGCGCGTCGACGTGCCCGACGGCTGGGTGGCGACAGAGACCACCACGGAGCGCGTCTTCTCGGTGAGCAAGGTGACCGTCACCGCCACGACGGTCGTCTACGAGGACGAGCGGCTTCGCGAGGGCGGCGACGACGGAGGCGAAGCCGAGACCAAGTCGTTCCGCCGGTTCGTCTTCGCCAGCCGTCTTCGACTCCGGCCGACGACGAAGCCGTCGAAGCCGCTGACCAAACTGGTCAGGTCGCGGGCGAAGGCGGGCTTCGCCGACCGCCTGCGCGAGCGCGGGATGGACGGCGTCGAGGAGCGGGAGTCGAGGCGCTTCCGCGTGAGGGATCAAGACGCGACGCTCGTCGGCTACGACGCCGAGTGTACCGTCGAGGGGACGCGCCTCGCCGTCGACGGCTGGGTCGCCGTCTGGCCTCGCGACGACGGCGACTACGTCGTCGCGGGCGGCGCGTATCCCACGCGCGTCCTCGACGGCGGTGGAGTCGAAGGGGGGAACGAGACGCTCGAACCCGGCCGCTACCGGGACGACCTGTTCTCGATCATCCGAGAGATCAACTGAGGCCGGTCCCCAGCCGTAACGGGCAAGTGACACCACGCCGAACGGGCGTCGATGGCAGACGACGCTGGTCTCGACGGGCGGGACGAACCCGCGCGCGGACCCGACGACCACGCCGAACTCCTCTCCGCGCTCGACTCACACGACCTCGCGGTGGCGACCGACCCCGTGGCCCCGGACGACGACGGCTTCGACTTCGCACTCGGGGCGTCCGAACCCGCAGATACCGTCTTCCCCCAGTCCGTCGCGAGCGGCGGCCCGACGCCCGAAGGCGTCATCCTCTGGACGCGCATCGCCCCCGACGCGTTCGACGCCGACGAACCGCTCGGGTGCAGGTCGCACACGACGAGGCGTTCACCGACGTCTGTTACGAGGGGGTCGTGACCGACACGGAGCGCGTTCGGGCGCACGACTACACCGTCAAGGTCGACCTGGACGGGTTGCTCTCGTCCGACAGTCAGTACTACTACCGGTTCGTCTACCGGAACACCGCCTCGAACACGGGCCGGTGTCGGACGCTTCCGGCCCCCGATTCG
Proteins encoded:
- a CDS encoding DUF6517 family protein yields the protein MTDEDPPAPRVDVPDGWVATETTTERVFSVSKVTVTATTVVYEDERLREGGDDGGEAETKSFRRFVFASRLRLRPTTKPSKPLTKLVRSRAKAGFADRLRERGMDGVEERESRRFRVRDQDATLVGYDAECTVEGTRLAVDGWVAVWPRDDGDYVVAGGAYPTRVLDGGGVEGGNETLEPGRYRDDLFSIIREIN
- a CDS encoding MFS transporter, translated to MVLGTDRRVLALGFARMADALGNSFLIIVLPLFIASGRVSLAGIAGVRLSLGPVSLLVTESLLIGIVLSLFGFLNSFCQPLTGRLSDRTGRRRVYILFGLALLGVASAAYLVVSSYWLVLVLRALQGIAAGFTIPATVALVNELATSGDRGGNFGVFNTLRLVGFGFGPIVAGVVVETVSIDAAFAVAVVGAFVSLLLVVVLVEDPQRTDTTAADDLSVSMRGTDSLLDPVFALGVGTFCMAIGIALFATLEGQVNDRLSQGTLLFGVQFGAVVIANVLFQIPVGRASDRIGRRPFLLVGFLLLVPSVLAQGFVTDSLLMVGARFVQGVAVAMVFAPSLALAGDLAGEGQSGTTLSVLTMAFGLGVAFGPLVSGYLERFGFAVPFVFGAALAVVALVVTYSQVEETVSDPAGLSGVTPQDD
- a CDS encoding DUF5787 family protein, yielding MTDLAVDSEFTFELVACRWAEREWPPDGPRADAVLVARQVGTRKRRWDTLVVEADPAGLRGRDLLGPDELDSDLLHVVRHAPAEWAWYRDALPHPGYPWRYVREAIHRAAARDAVETRRRGNRIELRRVAPYPDWISRVVAIENKPDLDASAARALASQIRYDVDCGLLDEVWVATRATDESVPAVLLEEFPVEAGVLAVDPLSGTAEVLWHPSRLSPDDESEDRRTVIAERAYGRGWRSYVDTMRPDCRHFELTEVGGAFVPHCAAKGRCQTNAECAGSCRSFEPEPPGWRTRGWPIEGGPGKGIRSLLERRRERVRGREREEE
- a CDS encoding RPA12/RPB9/RPC11 RNA polymerase family protein, with amino-acid sequence MEFCDECGSMMKTDGDKWVCPEGHEKLRDRAKEATMKTTQGQEHSSAVDMSDVDDAEIGPTTRVKCANPDCDNDRARYEMKQIRSADESETRFFTCTECGQKWREDDH
- a CDS encoding DUF5789 family protein; translation: MNDPSGGGGVEERCERLEYPVMRADAAAAFSDVTVDANGDETNLGVVVSESERDSFANPEELYAELEAAVGEPL
- a CDS encoding DUF5789 family protein: MYVESELKLNTLYEQFETLEYPLNRETAAESFEQSTLLMADGQTNLGALIERTRTPTFDSPEDLFVELQTVLPIEAVGEPGQSDGDA
- a CDS encoding enoyl-CoA hydratase/isomerase family protein, which codes for MTTDTDWETVSLDIADDVATLTVDRPDSLNALNTETMDALEEALAAAEDADVRALVLTGAGDKAFIAGADISYMQSLSTEEAEEYAAQGHDICRTLERLPAPTIAAVNGYAFGGGCEMALACDLRVASERAVLGQTEIDLGIIPGWGGTQRLPALVGDEVARRLVFFGDRIDAQDAYEYGLVGEVVAHDQLDEHVAEMAAELAAKPKFALRAAKEALNKHHEAPRDAALDFERRTWSGLFGTHDQREGMEAFVEKRDADFE
- a CDS encoding DUF5797 family protein produces the protein MTLSEEATERLADIVRLQPTKNKELQKRWGLDSGSEVHQYLENDLKEYYYRDDNSLIRATAEAAELVDVDPGVEADDEGGVPSVIRVPELEARVFEAVAGPDERSMSVVSVLHRLRETTALDPDVDAVRQALQSLRRKGVVEVEYRAVPTFRRAVAADAVTVEAVESASNDESATGD